A window of the Streptomyces griseochromogenes genome harbors these coding sequences:
- a CDS encoding transglutaminase-like domain-containing protein — translation MELIQNTAELSAYLAADEVIDHHHPVVRETAARLADGVADSYAYARAAYEFVRDAIPHSADAGDMRVTWRASDVLERRTGICHAKAHALAALLRAEDIPTALCYQRLAHDDGSGHAVHGLVAVRFHGAWHRQDPRGNKPGVDAQFSLGGERLAWVPDPKSNEVDYPVLYAEPHPAVLGALQAAPDRPYLWQTLPSEL, via the coding sequence ATGGAGCTGATCCAGAACACCGCTGAACTGTCCGCTTACTTGGCTGCAGATGAGGTCATCGACCACCATCACCCCGTGGTGCGGGAAACGGCCGCCCGCCTGGCCGACGGGGTCGCTGATTCGTATGCCTATGCGCGGGCCGCCTATGAATTCGTGCGCGACGCCATCCCGCACTCCGCCGACGCGGGCGACATGCGCGTCACCTGGCGCGCCTCTGACGTCCTGGAGCGGCGCACCGGCATCTGTCACGCCAAGGCCCACGCGCTGGCCGCCCTGCTGCGGGCCGAGGACATCCCCACGGCCCTCTGTTATCAGCGGCTGGCGCATGACGACGGCAGTGGTCACGCCGTGCACGGCCTCGTCGCCGTACGTTTTCACGGGGCCTGGCACCGGCAGGATCCCCGCGGCAACAAGCCGGGCGTGGACGCGCAGTTCTCCCTGGGCGGTGAGCGGCTGGCCTGGGTGCCCGACCCGAAGTCCAATGAGGTGGACTATCCGGTCCTGTATGCTGAACCGCACCCGGCCGTCCTCGGCGCACTGCAGGCCGCCCCGGACCGGCCGTACCTGTGGCAGACGCTCCCCAGCGAACTCTGA
- a CDS encoding B3/4 domain-containing protein, which translates to MTFTLTVSDEVRALAPGFTPVAIEAYDLVNGPSTEESSALLDEAARRLAVRLAGRAPHEDPHMAAWREVYTAFGAKPSRTRNSAEALAKRALSDAGLPRINLLVDLYNAISVAHLVPVGGEDIDRIQGGMRLVRATGEEGFVTVAGGEESVEHPDAGEVVWRDDAGVTCRRWNWRQGPRTRLTEETVSGVFLLETLAPMPVAEAESAAGELAELLEKFSPGARIRVHPPHPAGTPA; encoded by the coding sequence ATGACGTTCACGCTCACCGTGTCCGACGAGGTCCGCGCCCTGGCGCCGGGCTTCACCCCTGTGGCGATCGAGGCGTACGACCTCGTCAACGGGCCCAGTACCGAGGAGAGCTCGGCGCTGCTGGACGAGGCGGCCCGGCGTCTGGCCGTACGCCTGGCCGGGAGGGCGCCGCACGAGGACCCGCACATGGCCGCCTGGCGCGAGGTGTACACCGCCTTCGGCGCCAAGCCGTCGCGCACCCGCAACTCGGCCGAGGCGCTGGCCAAGCGGGCCCTGTCCGACGCCGGTCTGCCCCGGATCAACCTCCTCGTGGACCTCTACAACGCGATCAGCGTGGCCCACCTGGTCCCCGTCGGCGGCGAGGACATCGACCGCATCCAGGGCGGCATGCGGCTGGTGCGGGCCACCGGCGAGGAGGGCTTCGTGACGGTCGCCGGCGGCGAGGAATCGGTCGAACACCCCGACGCGGGAGAGGTGGTGTGGCGCGACGACGCCGGTGTGACCTGCCGCCGCTGGAACTGGCGCCAGGGCCCGCGCACCCGGCTCACCGAGGAGACCGTCTCCGGCGTCTTCCTGCTGGAGACCCTCGCCCCGATGCCCGTCGCGGAAGCGGAGTCGGCGGCCGGGGAACTCGCCGAGCTGCTGGAGAAGTTCAGCCCCGGAGCCCGCATCCGCGTCCACCCTCCGCACCCGGCCGGGACCCCCGCCTGA